One window of the Rosa rugosa chromosome 3, drRosRugo1.1, whole genome shotgun sequence genome contains the following:
- the LOC133739618 gene encoding AP2-like ethylene-responsive transcription factor ANT, with product MKPIHDHSHNNNGSHINNNNNWLGFSLSAPHMKMEVTSSSDPHQHYSHQQAQASSASAQLPSSFYNLTPLCYENGGFHSPLTVMPLKSDGSLCIMEALTRSQAEGMVPNSSPKLEDFLGGASMGAHDYGTHQREVAMALSLDSLYYNENAEAEQQYYSGIPFPGAYQTQMEEESSKQAHIVGCDSHQMTQNWVTRQYSAAHHAFNQQHMSNNSLDNGGVSGSVNGGMQCGDLQSLTLSMSPGSQSSCVTAPRQISPTETESLAMETKKRGSGKISQTKQPVHRKSIDTFGQRTSQYRGVTRHRWTGRYEAHLWDNSCKKEGQTRKGRQVYLGGYDMEEKAARAYDLAALKYWGSSTHINFPLDDYTTQIEEMKNMNRQEYVAHLRRKSSGFSRGASIYRGVTRHHQHGRWQARIGRVAGNKDLYLGTFGTQEEAAEAYDIAAIKFRGVNAVTNFDITRYDVEKIMASNTLLAGEFARRNKEVEPNKQVIEYNSPAQNNVEANTPENSHGNSSDWKMALYQAAQQQQATAATCVQTLDQKSMSSGNYRSPASFSMALQDLIRVESVNSSQQLMDESAKAGAHFSNPSSLVTSLSSSREDSPDKSGPTMLFAKPPMASKFISPSTAAAVSSWFPSAQLRPAAAISMSHLPLFAAWNDT from the exons ATGAAGCCCATACATGATCACAGTCATAACAACAATGGAAGCCATATTAACAATAACAACAACTGGTTGGGGTTTTCACTCTCAGCTCCCCACATGAAAATGGAGGTCACTTCTTCTTCTGACCCTCATCAACACTACAGTCATCAACAAGCTCAGGCCTCCTCTGCTTCAGCTCAGCTTCCAAGTAGCTTCTACAATCTGACCCCACTCTGCTATGAAAATGGTGGGTTTCACTCTCCCTTGACTGTAATGCCACTCAAGTCAGATGGGTCTCTTTGCATCATGGAAGCTCTCACTCGCTCACAAGCTGAAG GAATGGTGCCGAACTCGTCCCCAAAACTTGAGGACTTTCTAGGAGGAGCAAGCATGGGAGCTCATGACTATGGAACCCATCAAAGAGAGGTGGCAATGGCTCTCAGCTTAGACAGCTTGTATTACAATGAAAATGCAGAGGCAGAGCAACAATACTACTCTGGAATCCCTTTCCCTGGAGCTTACCAAACTCAAATGGAGGAAGAGTCCTCTAAGCAAGCCCACATTGTGGGCTGTGATAGTCACCAAATGACCCAGAACTGGGTGACTAGGCAGTACTCTGCTGCTCATCATGCTTTCAATCAACAACACATGAGTAACAACAGCTTGGACAATGGAGGAGTTTCTGGGTCTGTTAATGGTGGAATGCAGTGTGGGGATTTACAGTCTCTTACTTTGTCCATGAGCCCTGGATCTCAGTCCAGCTGTGTCACAGCTCCAAGGCAGATCTCACCCACTGAAACAGAGAGTCTAGCCATGGAAACCAAGAAGAGAGGTTCTGGTAAAATTAGTCAAACAAAGCAGCCAGTGCACAGAAAGTCCATTGACACATTTGGGCAGAGAACTTCACAGTATAGAGGAGTCACAAG GCATAGATGGACCGGTAGATATGAAGCTCATCTATGGGACAACAGTTGCAAGAAGGAGGGGCAAACCAGAAAAGGAAGGCAAG TTTATCTTG GGGGATATGATATGGAAGAGAAAGCTGCAAGGGCATATGATCTTGCTGCTCTTAAGTACTGGGGCTCTTCAACCCACATAAACTTCCCA TTGGATGATTACACAACACAAATTGAAGAAATGAAGAATATGAACCGGCAAGAGTATGTTGCGCATCTGAGGAG gaAAAGCAGTGGATTTTCAAGGGGAGCTTCAATTTACCGAGGAGTTACAAG ACATCACCAGCATGGGAGGTGGCAAGCTCGAATTGGCAGGGTTGCAGGAAACAAGGACCTTTATCTTGGTACATTTG GCACCCAAGAGGAAGCAGCCGAAGCTTATGACATAGCTGCAATCAAGTTCCGTGGGGTAAATGCGGTCACCAACTTTGACATTACCAGATATGATGTTGAGAAAATCATGGCCAGCAATACTTTGCTTGCTGGAGAATTCGCTAGGCGTAACAAGGAGGTTGAACCTAACAAACAAGTCATTGAGTACAACTCACCAGCACAGAACAATGTGGAAGCCAATACACCCGAAAATAGTCATGGGAATAGTTCAGATTGGAAAATGGCTTTGTACCAAGCTGCACAGCAACAACAAGCAACTGCTGCTACTTGTGTTCAAACACTTGATCAAAAATCAATGTCTTCAGGGAATTACAGAAGTCCTGCATCTTTCTCAATGGCATTGCAAGACCTCATTCGCGTTGAATCAGTGAACTCTAGCCAGCAGTTGATGGATGAATCAGCTAAAGCCGGTGCTCATTTTTCAAATCCTTCGTCGCTGGTGACCAGTCTGAGCAGCTCCAGAGAAGATAGCCCTGACAAATCAGGCCCCACAATGCTGTTTGCAAAACCTCCAATGGCATCAAAGTTCATAAGTCCAAGTACTGCTGCTGCTGTTAGCTCTTGGTTCCCATCAGCTCAGTTGAGGCCTGCAGCTGCCATTTCCATGTCTCACTTGCCTCTATTTGCTGCTTGGAATGACACCTAG